The following are from one region of the Mesorhizobium sp. B4-1-4 genome:
- a CDS encoding amidase: protein MQSVRDHLEIILARLAARAGDERVFTRIYTEPARAAADASDARSRAGVTLGPLDGTIVSIKDLFDVAGEPTTVGSLMRKTAAPPLRDAAIVSRLRQAGAVIIGKTNMTEFAFTAIGDNMHYGTPGNAVDASRIPGGSSSGAGVSVGEGTSDISIGSDTGGSIRIPASLNGVFGFKPTARRVPLAGAFPLSSTLDSIGPLARTVAHCAATDAVMAGGMPSELAGIALAGLRVGIPRGVLFGDTDGEIAAAFERCLGKIEQAGARIADLSIDDMIADLRAATKRGSIAAMEGAEIHADWLATGASVPVDPHVSGPLSQAAMLPAPVYIRALRRRGALVAAMDERLASVDVLVLPTTPVTAPTIVSMTEDPELRDHVEDLLLRNTQITNQFDLCAISLPMPDMTLPAGLMLVARNGHDRHLLRIAAEVERLLGG, encoded by the coding sequence ATGCAATCCGTCCGCGATCATCTCGAAATTATTCTCGCGCGCCTTGCCGCCCGCGCCGGCGACGAACGCGTTTTCACGAGGATTTACACGGAGCCGGCGCGCGCGGCGGCCGACGCCAGCGACGCCCGCAGCCGAGCCGGCGTGACGCTTGGACCGCTCGATGGCACGATCGTCTCGATCAAGGATCTGTTCGATGTGGCCGGTGAGCCGACCACGGTCGGCTCGCTGATGCGCAAGACCGCCGCGCCCCCGCTGCGCGATGCCGCCATCGTTAGCCGGTTAAGGCAGGCTGGCGCGGTGATCATTGGCAAGACCAACATGACCGAATTCGCCTTCACCGCGATCGGCGACAACATGCATTACGGCACGCCAGGCAATGCCGTCGATGCCAGCCGCATCCCCGGCGGTTCGTCGTCCGGAGCCGGCGTTTCCGTCGGCGAGGGGACGAGCGACATATCGATCGGATCCGATACCGGCGGGTCGATCCGCATTCCGGCGTCGCTCAACGGCGTCTTCGGCTTCAAGCCGACGGCGCGGCGCGTGCCGCTTGCCGGTGCCTTTCCGCTGTCGAGCACTCTGGACTCGATCGGGCCGCTTGCCCGAACGGTCGCGCACTGTGCCGCTACCGATGCGGTGATGGCCGGCGGGATGCCGAGCGAACTGGCGGGCATTGCACTCGCCGGGCTTCGCGTTGGCATCCCGCGCGGCGTTCTTTTCGGAGATACGGACGGCGAGATTGCCGCGGCCTTCGAGCGTTGTCTTGGCAAGATCGAACAGGCTGGCGCGCGCATTGCGGATCTGTCAATCGACGATATGATCGCGGATTTGCGCGCAGCCACCAAGCGCGGCTCGATCGCGGCCATGGAAGGAGCCGAGATCCATGCCGACTGGCTGGCGACGGGTGCATCGGTGCCGGTCGATCCCCATGTCAGCGGCCCCCTGTCGCAGGCGGCGATGCTGCCGGCGCCGGTCTATATCAGGGCACTGCGACGCCGTGGCGCGCTCGTCGCCGCCATGGACGAGCGGCTGGCATCGGTCGATGTGCTGGTTCTGCCAACCACGCCGGTGACGGCGCCGACCATTGTTTCCATGACAGAAGACCCCGAACTGCGCGACCATGTCGAAGACCTGCTGCTGCGCAACACACAGATCACCAACCAGTTCGACCTCTGCGCGATCTCGCTGCCGATGCCTGACATGACGCTGCCGGCCGGGCTGATGCTGGTGGCGCGCAACGGCCATGATCGGCATCTGCTGCGGATTGCCGCTGAAGTGGAGAGGCTGCTGGGCGGCTGA
- a CDS encoding MFS transporter, translating into MAEPATGVIDAALLNPAESDERTEPAWGAVVSLALGVFGLVTAEFLPASLLTPMARDLGVSEGVAGQAVTATAIVGAIAAPTMAIVTGRMDRRLVMWMLTAFLILSNLLATFASSLPMLLLARVVLGVALGGFWAMSAAMALRLVPMRLMPRAMSIVLTGVSLATVTAAPVGAYVGDLWGWRTAFMIATIVGALALLVQLATIPKLPPVGVASFRTLLQVLERPSIRVALLVVLLVASGHFAGFTYVRPFLEKVPVLDIETISLVLLAYGVGGFFGNIAGGILAERSLKTAVALAPLLIALAAASMLIFGASPTIAAAAVAAWGFAFGAVPVGLQSWLVRAAPDQAESAGGLMVATFQVAIALGAVFGGLLVDHAGVASAFAYCGIATLLAAVVVFLRGPKQAE; encoded by the coding sequence ATGGCCGAACCCGCGACAGGCGTCATCGACGCCGCACTTCTCAATCCCGCAGAATCCGATGAACGAACCGAGCCGGCATGGGGTGCCGTGGTTTCGCTCGCGCTTGGCGTCTTCGGCCTCGTCACCGCCGAATTCCTGCCCGCCAGCCTGCTGACGCCGATGGCACGCGATCTCGGTGTGAGCGAAGGTGTCGCCGGCCAGGCGGTGACCGCAACCGCCATCGTCGGGGCCATCGCCGCGCCCACCATGGCCATCGTCACAGGGCGCATGGATCGCAGGCTGGTGATGTGGATGCTGACGGCGTTCTTGATCTTGTCCAACCTTCTGGCCACCTTCGCCTCGTCGCTGCCCATGCTTCTGCTTGCCCGCGTGGTGCTCGGCGTCGCATTGGGCGGCTTCTGGGCGATGTCGGCGGCGATGGCGCTGCGGCTGGTGCCGATGCGGCTGATGCCACGCGCCATGTCGATCGTCCTGACCGGCGTTTCGCTGGCCACCGTCACCGCCGCCCCTGTCGGCGCCTATGTCGGCGATTTGTGGGGATGGCGCACGGCATTCATGATCGCGACCATCGTCGGTGCGTTGGCGCTGCTGGTGCAACTGGCCACCATTCCGAAGCTGCCGCCGGTTGGCGTCGCGAGCTTCCGCACCTTGCTCCAGGTGCTGGAGCGGCCGTCGATCAGGGTGGCCCTGCTGGTCGTGTTGCTGGTCGCGTCCGGGCACTTTGCCGGCTTCACCTATGTCCGTCCCTTCCTCGAAAAGGTGCCGGTGCTGGACATCGAGACGATCTCGCTGGTGCTTCTGGCTTATGGCGTTGGCGGTTTCTTCGGCAATATCGCCGGCGGCATCCTGGCCGAACGCAGCCTCAAGACAGCCGTGGCGCTGGCACCCTTGCTGATTGCCCTGGCGGCCGCTTCGATGCTGATCTTCGGCGCTTCGCCGACGATCGCCGCTGCCGCTGTCGCGGCCTGGGGTTTTGCCTTCGGCGCCGTCCCGGTCGGGCTGCAAAGCTGGCTGGTCCGGGCCGCGCCCGACCAGGCCGAAAGCGCCGGCGGCCTGATGGTGGCGACCTTCCAGGTGGCGATCGCGCTGGGCGCCGTCTTCGGCGGCCTGCTGGTCGACCATGCCGGCGTCGCCAGTGCCTTCGCCTATTGCGGCATCGCAACACTGCTGGCTGCGGTCGTGGTGTTCCTGCGCGGCCCGAAGCAGGCCGAATAG
- a CDS encoding AraC family transcriptional regulator codes for MFDRSSKIPVTGDPLTDILRGLRLDGVEYGRCEMKEPWGIQFPAQPGARFHFIGRKGCWLKQPSGEWVQLNAGDAVLLPRGEAHVLASEPGAQTWPIHGYELEEVCKDVYCTSNAEMCDKNCQPGTLLFCASMYFNLDGLHPLLGMMPDVMRTHELEAYEPGIPHLLESMAREVTMERVGSGGILARLADVLAATVIRSWVERGCGDSSGWIAAVRDRDIGRVLAAIHLEPDHDWTVEALARMMGASRSGFAERFATIVGETPAKYVTQVRMHQARQWLVRDRMKISVVAARLGYESDAAFSRAFKRVIGSAPSHFRAEEQAEIRQAG; via the coding sequence ATGTTTGACCGTTCGTCCAAAATTCCGGTCACCGGCGACCCACTGACAGACATATTGCGCGGCCTGCGCCTCGATGGTGTCGAGTATGGCCGCTGCGAAATGAAGGAGCCGTGGGGTATCCAGTTCCCGGCTCAGCCCGGGGCGCGGTTTCATTTCATCGGCCGCAAGGGCTGCTGGCTGAAGCAGCCCTCCGGCGAGTGGGTGCAGCTCAATGCCGGCGATGCGGTGCTTTTGCCGCGCGGTGAGGCCCATGTGCTGGCCAGCGAACCCGGTGCGCAGACCTGGCCGATCCATGGCTACGAGCTCGAGGAAGTCTGCAAGGACGTCTACTGCACGTCCAACGCGGAGATGTGCGACAAGAATTGCCAGCCGGGAACGCTGCTGTTCTGCGCCAGCATGTATTTCAATCTCGACGGCTTGCATCCCCTGCTCGGCATGATGCCGGACGTGATGCGAACGCACGAACTGGAAGCCTATGAGCCGGGCATTCCGCATCTCCTCGAATCGATGGCGCGCGAAGTCACGATGGAACGCGTCGGCTCCGGCGGCATTCTGGCGCGGCTGGCCGACGTGCTTGCCGCGACAGTCATCCGCTCATGGGTCGAGCGCGGCTGCGGCGACTCCTCCGGCTGGATCGCGGCGGTCCGGGACCGCGATATCGGCCGCGTGCTGGCCGCCATTCATCTCGAGCCGGACCATGACTGGACGGTCGAGGCGCTGGCCAGGATGATGGGCGCCTCGCGCTCGGGCTTTGCCGAGCGTTTCGCCACCATCGTCGGCGAGACGCCGGCAAAATACGTCACCCAGGTCCGAATGCATCAGGCGAGGCAGTGGCTGGTCCGCGACCGCATGAAAATATCAGTCGTTGCCGCTCGTCTCGGCTATGAATCGGACGCCGCCTTCAGCCGTGCCTTCAAGCGCGTCATCGGCTCGGCGCCCAGCCATTTCCGTGCCGAGGAACAGGCAGAGATCCGTCAGGCCGGTTGA
- a CDS encoding ABC transporter ATP-binding protein produces MAHIQLKNISKSFGNHTALTGLDLDIADGEFFVLLGETGAGKTTTLRLIAGLEKPSEGQVFIDGVDVADWGAAERDVALVLQQYSLYPRYTVRENLEFPLKPKIRRLPGAEIKDRVERAARTLRIEHLLDRKTDRLSGGEMQRVSIGRAIVRKPRVFLMDEPLSALDAKLREALRTELKNLQMQLGATFLFVTHDQIEAMSMGDKVGVLNHGRIVQTGTPHEIYNNPRDTYVASFVGSPPMNLIDGRLVNGRAVMAPLNFELPFSGGAKASAATDGRPLVFGIRPEDVHLEGGAPVEARVHDVENHGVEKILTLRVGEAMLRATVPARTDVTIEQPVRFAWNPDKVVLFDKGSGVSLRHAS; encoded by the coding sequence ATGGCCCATATCCAGCTCAAGAACATCTCCAAGAGTTTCGGCAACCACACGGCGCTCACCGGGCTCGATCTCGACATCGCCGATGGCGAGTTCTTCGTCCTGCTCGGCGAGACGGGCGCCGGCAAGACGACGACGCTGCGGCTGATCGCCGGCCTGGAAAAACCCAGCGAGGGGCAGGTGTTCATCGACGGCGTCGACGTTGCGGACTGGGGCGCGGCCGAGCGCGACGTGGCGCTGGTGCTGCAGCAATATTCGCTTTATCCGCGCTACACGGTGCGGGAGAACCTCGAATTTCCGCTGAAGCCGAAGATCCGTCGGCTGCCAGGCGCCGAGATCAAGGACCGTGTCGAACGTGCGGCGCGCACGCTGCGCATTGAGCACCTGCTCGACCGCAAGACCGACCGTCTGTCCGGCGGCGAGATGCAGCGCGTCTCGATCGGCCGCGCCATCGTGCGCAAGCCGCGCGTGTTCCTGATGGATGAGCCGCTGTCGGCGCTCGACGCCAAGCTGCGCGAGGCGCTGCGCACCGAGTTGAAAAACCTGCAGATGCAGCTCGGCGCCACATTCCTGTTCGTCACCCACGATCAGATCGAAGCGATGTCGATGGGCGACAAGGTCGGCGTCCTGAACCATGGCCGGATCGTGCAGACCGGCACGCCGCACGAGATCTACAACAATCCGCGCGACACCTATGTGGCGAGCTTCGTCGGCTCGCCGCCGATGAACCTCATCGACGGCAGACTGGTGAATGGCCGCGCGGTCATGGCACCGTTGAATTTCGAATTACCCTTTTCGGGGGGAGCCAAGGCGAGTGCGGCGACAGATGGTCGCCCGCTCGTCTTCGGTATCCGTCCCGAGGACGTCCATCTGGAGGGCGGTGCGCCAGTCGAGGCGCGTGTCCACGACGTCGAAAATCATGGCGTGGAAAAGATCCTGACGCTGCGCGTCGGAGAGGCGATGCTGCGCGCCACGGTGCCGGCCAGGACCGATGTCACGATCGAGCAGCCGGTGCGCTTTGCCTGGAACCCGGACAAGGTGGTGCTGTTCGACAAGGGCAGCGGTGTCAGCCTGCGGCATGCCTCATAG
- a CDS encoding ABC transporter ATP-binding protein yields MTQIELRGIEKFFGAVQVIHNLNLAIADNEFIVLLGQSGCGKTTTLRAIAGLETIDQGDILIDGKAVQHLRAADRDIAMVFQSFSLYPHMTVFENIAFPLRATRMGSGEVDKSVREVARVLRITDLLGKKPSALSGGDMQRVAIGRALVRRPKAMLMDEPIGALDAKLREEMRAEIKRLHVKQGSTTIYVTHDQIEAMSLADRIVIMHEGFIQQVGTPDEVYSHPANLFVAQFVGSPVMNVADAAVTEKASFASVIVGDATTGFEFPSALLSKLNGHAGGQLALGIRPEGVLIRRDAADGFMAVETQIVEPLGSFDIVDLKVGSKMLRARTKGGFVSGPGEKVFARIDPTQAHFFDKASGKSLEVRL; encoded by the coding sequence GTGACGCAGATCGAACTTCGCGGCATCGAGAAATTCTTCGGCGCCGTTCAGGTCATCCACAATTTGAACCTCGCCATCGCCGACAACGAGTTCATCGTGCTGCTCGGCCAGTCGGGCTGCGGCAAGACAACGACGCTGCGCGCCATAGCGGGGCTCGAGACGATCGACCAGGGCGACATCCTGATCGACGGCAAGGCAGTGCAGCACCTCAGGGCAGCCGACCGCGACATCGCCATGGTGTTTCAATCGTTTTCGCTCTACCCGCATATGACGGTCTTCGAAAACATCGCCTTTCCGCTACGTGCAACGCGCATGGGCAGCGGCGAGGTGGACAAGTCGGTTCGGGAGGTCGCCCGGGTTCTGCGCATCACCGACCTGCTCGGCAAGAAGCCGTCGGCGCTCTCCGGAGGCGACATGCAACGCGTGGCCATCGGCCGGGCCCTGGTGCGGCGGCCAAAGGCGATGCTGATGGATGAGCCGATCGGCGCGCTCGACGCCAAGCTGCGCGAGGAGATGCGGGCCGAGATCAAGCGGCTGCACGTCAAGCAGGGTTCGACCACGATCTATGTCACCCATGACCAGATCGAAGCAATGAGCCTGGCCGATCGCATCGTCATCATGCATGAGGGTTTCATCCAGCAGGTCGGCACTCCAGACGAGGTCTATTCACATCCCGCCAATCTGTTCGTGGCGCAATTCGTCGGCAGCCCGGTGATGAATGTCGCCGACGCGGCGGTGACCGAGAAAGCATCTTTCGCATCGGTGATCGTCGGCGACGCGACCACCGGTTTCGAGTTTCCCAGTGCCTTGCTGTCGAAGCTCAACGGCCATGCCGGTGGGCAGTTGGCACTTGGCATCCGGCCGGAAGGCGTGCTCATCCGCCGTGACGCGGCCGACGGCTTCATGGCCGTCGAGACGCAGATCGTCGAACCGCTCGGCTCCTTCGACATCGTCGATCTCAAAGTCGGTTCGAAGATGCTGCGAGCCCGCACCAAGGGCGGCTTCGTAAGCGGGCCAGGCGAGAAGGTGTTCGCCCGGATCGATCCGACGCAGGCGCATTTCTTCGACAAGGCAAGCGGCAAGTCGCTTGAGGTGAGGCTCTGA
- a CDS encoding carbohydrate ABC transporter permease: MAAVRTTSEIALNRIAVVSVLIATLIFLAPIYWIASTAFKPKELAITVPPTVLFQPEVTPFIRLFTKRVQMQKAVDPQVYEAAPWWEKRIYDGGERVLKVGKDVQLSQYPDRFMNSLIVAVISTVLAVGMGTFTAYGFSRFKIAGEADLLFFILSTRMLPPVVVAIPMFLMYRVVGLNDSHIGLIILYVAFNLSFSVWLMKGFMDEIPKEYEEAALVDGYTRMQAFFKIVLPEAATGIAATAVFCFITAWNEYAFALIMTNRRAQTAPPFIPSQIGSGLPDWTTIAAGTFLFLLPVAIFTFLLRNHLLRGVTFGAIRK; this comes from the coding sequence ATGGCCGCCGTGCGTACCACCAGCGAGATCGCGCTCAACCGCATCGCCGTCGTCTCGGTGCTGATCGCGACGCTGATCTTCCTCGCGCCGATCTACTGGATCGCCTCCACGGCCTTCAAGCCGAAGGAACTGGCGATCACGGTGCCGCCCACCGTTCTTTTCCAGCCGGAGGTCACGCCATTCATCCGTCTGTTCACCAAGCGGGTACAGATGCAGAAGGCCGTCGACCCCCAAGTCTACGAGGCCGCACCTTGGTGGGAAAAGCGCATTTACGACGGCGGCGAGCGGGTGCTGAAGGTCGGCAAGGATGTGCAGCTTTCGCAGTACCCCGACCGGTTCATGAACAGCCTTATCGTGGCGGTCATCAGCACAGTGCTTGCCGTCGGCATGGGAACCTTCACCGCCTACGGCTTCTCGCGCTTCAAGATCGCGGGCGAGGCGGATCTGCTCTTCTTCATCCTGTCGACACGCATGCTGCCGCCGGTGGTCGTGGCGATCCCGATGTTCCTGATGTACCGGGTCGTTGGCCTCAACGACTCGCATATCGGCCTGATCATCCTCTACGTCGCCTTCAACCTGTCCTTCTCGGTCTGGCTGATGAAGGGCTTCATGGACGAGATCCCGAAGGAGTATGAGGAGGCGGCGCTCGTCGACGGCTACACGCGCATGCAGGCTTTCTTCAAGATCGTGCTGCCGGAAGCCGCGACCGGTATCGCCGCCACCGCCGTGTTCTGCTTCATCACCGCGTGGAACGAGTATGCCTTCGCGCTGATCATGACCAACCGGCGCGCGCAAACGGCGCCGCCTTTTATTCCCAGCCAGATCGGTTCCGGCTTGCCGGACTGGACCACGATCGCGGCGGGAACCTTCCTGTTCCTGCTGCCGGTCGCGATCTTCACCTTCCTGCTGCGCAACCACCTGCTTCGCGGCGTGACCTTCGGAGCGATCCGCAAATGA
- a CDS encoding carbohydrate ABC transporter permease, whose product MASVALTHLDPASRAAARGWSDLTIRNMFIIPTLAFLIVFNIFPLIYSLGYSFTNFAANRSEPWQFVGLQNYRELLSDDHIWSNFVTTAKYVIVSVTGQMIVGFGLALLLNRSFPMKGLITTLLLLPMMMSAAVVGLFWQLLYSPSWGPINYVFGLGDFAWLSNPDSALYAVAITDIWMWSPFVMLLSLAGLSAVPQHLYEAAAIDRAGWWYTFTRITLPLVSPILLIALIFRTMEAFKTFDIAYTMTTQPTAELIAIRLYKQAFQQWDTGKSCALAYIVLIMVLAITNLYVKYLNKVKER is encoded by the coding sequence TTGGCTTCGGTAGCCCTCACCCATCTTGATCCTGCTTCCAGAGCCGCCGCGCGGGGCTGGTCGGATCTGACCATCCGCAATATGTTCATCATCCCGACGCTGGCTTTCCTGATCGTTTTCAACATCTTCCCGCTGATCTATTCGCTGGGCTACTCCTTCACGAACTTCGCGGCGAATCGGAGCGAGCCGTGGCAGTTCGTCGGCCTGCAGAACTACCGCGAGCTGCTCAGCGACGACCACATCTGGTCGAACTTCGTCACTACGGCGAAGTACGTCATCGTTTCCGTGACCGGCCAGATGATCGTCGGCTTCGGCCTGGCCCTGCTGCTTAATCGCAGCTTTCCGATGAAAGGCTTGATCACCACACTGCTGCTTTTGCCGATGATGATGTCGGCGGCGGTCGTCGGCCTGTTCTGGCAGTTGCTGTACAGCCCATCCTGGGGGCCTATCAACTACGTCTTCGGCCTGGGCGACTTCGCCTGGCTTTCCAATCCCGACAGCGCTCTTTACGCCGTCGCGATCACCGACATCTGGATGTGGTCGCCCTTCGTCATGCTGCTCTCGCTTGCTGGCCTCTCGGCCGTGCCGCAGCATCTCTACGAGGCCGCCGCGATCGACCGCGCAGGTTGGTGGTACACCTTCACCCGCATCACCTTGCCGCTGGTCTCGCCGATCCTGCTGATCGCGCTGATCTTCCGCACGATGGAAGCCTTCAAGACCTTCGACATCGCCTACACGATGACAACCCAACCGACCGCCGAGCTCATCGCAATTCGGCTCTACAAGCAAGCCTTCCAGCAGTGGGACACCGGCAAGTCCTGCGCGCTGGCCTATATCGTGCTGATCATGGTGCTGGCCATCACCAACCTCTACGTGAAGTACCTCAACAAGGTGAAGGAACGCTAG
- a CDS encoding ABC transporter substrate-binding protein — protein MRKLVTSVLAGIGLTLAYGTSVHAQDKELTIFWAEWDPANYLQELVNDYMAETGVKVTVQTTPWPDFQTKAFTEFNAHGDAYDLVVGDSQWLGAGSTQGHYVDLTDFFNQHKLTDVMAPATIKYYAEYPGGSGKYWAIPLEGDAIGWSYRKDWFEDPKEKEAFKAKYGYDLDVPKTYAQLRDIAEFFHRPDQKRYGVAIYTDNSYDAMAMGVESAIFSYGGDLGDYASYKVDGITNSKQAAAGLEMYKDLYKFTPPGWGKTFFVEDNQAITGGLAAMSMNFFAFFPPLVNKATNPYADVTGFFANPGGPDGKRFAALGGQGVSVVSYSKNKDEAMKFLEWFIKDDTQKKWAELGGYTCSQAVLKSEAFQKATPYNKAFYDTMFMVKDFWATPEYAEVLDQLNQNIYPFVVGGKGTAQEALDKTAADWKATFTKYNRYK, from the coding sequence ATGCGCAAGTTAGTGACCAGCGTGCTTGCTGGTATCGGCCTGACGCTTGCCTACGGAACGTCCGTCCACGCGCAGGACAAGGAACTCACCATTTTCTGGGCGGAATGGGACCCTGCGAACTATCTGCAGGAGCTCGTGAACGACTATATGGCCGAGACCGGTGTGAAGGTCACGGTGCAGACCACGCCATGGCCCGATTTCCAAACCAAGGCCTTCACCGAGTTCAACGCGCATGGCGACGCTTACGATCTGGTCGTCGGTGACTCGCAATGGCTGGGCGCCGGTTCGACGCAGGGCCACTATGTCGACCTGACCGACTTCTTCAACCAGCACAAGCTCACCGACGTGATGGCACCCGCGACCATCAAGTATTACGCCGAATACCCTGGCGGTTCCGGCAAATACTGGGCGATCCCGCTGGAAGGGGATGCGATCGGCTGGTCCTATCGCAAGGACTGGTTCGAGGACCCAAAGGAGAAGGAAGCCTTCAAGGCGAAGTACGGTTACGACCTCGATGTGCCGAAAACCTATGCGCAGTTGCGCGACATCGCCGAGTTCTTCCACCGTCCGGACCAGAAGCGGTACGGTGTCGCCATCTACACCGACAATTCCTATGACGCGATGGCGATGGGCGTCGAAAGCGCCATCTTCAGCTACGGCGGCGATCTCGGCGACTATGCAAGTTACAAGGTCGACGGCATCACCAATTCGAAACAGGCCGCCGCCGGCCTCGAAATGTACAAGGACCTCTACAAGTTCACGCCTCCCGGCTGGGGAAAAACCTTCTTCGTGGAGGACAACCAGGCAATCACCGGCGGTCTCGCCGCGATGAGCATGAACTTCTTCGCCTTCTTCCCGCCGCTGGTGAACAAGGCCACCAACCCCTACGCCGACGTTACGGGCTTCTTCGCCAACCCGGGCGGCCCGGACGGAAAGCGCTTTGCCGCTCTGGGCGGCCAGGGAGTTTCGGTCGTCTCGTATTCGAAGAACAAGGACGAGGCGATGAAGTTCCTGGAGTGGTTCATTAAGGACGACACCCAGAAGAAGTGGGCCGAGCTCGGCGGCTACACCTGCAGCCAGGCCGTGCTGAAGTCGGAAGCCTTTCAGAAGGCCACGCCCTACAACAAGGCGTTCTACGACACGATGTTCATGGTCAAGGACTTCTGGGCGACGCCTGAGTACGCCGAAGTGCTCGATCAGTTGAACCAGAACATCTATCCGTTCGTGGTCGGTGGGAAGGGCACCGCTCAGGAGGCGCTAGACAAGACCGCCGCCGACTGGAAGGCGACGTTCACCAAGTACAACCGCTACAAGTAA
- a CDS encoding TetR/AcrR family transcriptional regulator, producing the protein MDISRQQATTNDDTGERAERGPRARTKRLMLETATRLMQAGVTPSVSEVAEAAEVSRATAYRYFPSQAALVQAVVDEGLGPILTWQSISDDAERRVADLFDTAMPRIEAFEATFKAALKLSLDQWARRQTGTLGGEPAFTRGHRVDLLKEAIAPLKGRLPPRDFNRLAQALSLIFGVEVLIVLKDIWGLDSRGTRSVAQWAAGALVRAAVTDSIDGGDGANTAAVVK; encoded by the coding sequence ATGGATATCTCACGTCAACAAGCGACGACGAACGATGACACAGGCGAGAGGGCCGAGCGTGGACCCCGGGCGCGCACCAAACGGCTGATGCTGGAGACGGCGACGAGGCTTATGCAGGCGGGCGTCACGCCGTCGGTCAGCGAAGTTGCCGAGGCGGCTGAGGTATCGCGCGCCACCGCCTATCGCTATTTCCCGAGCCAGGCGGCACTCGTGCAGGCCGTCGTCGACGAGGGGTTGGGCCCAATCCTGACCTGGCAATCGATCTCCGACGATGCCGAGCGCCGGGTCGCCGACCTGTTCGACACCGCCATGCCACGCATTGAGGCCTTCGAGGCGACGTTCAAGGCGGCGCTGAAACTGTCACTTGATCAGTGGGCGAGGCGCCAGACCGGCACGCTGGGCGGCGAACCGGCCTTCACGCGCGGCCATCGCGTCGACCTGCTCAAGGAAGCGATCGCTCCGCTCAAGGGCCGTTTGCCGCCGCGCGATTTCAACCGGCTGGCGCAGGCGCTGTCGCTGATCTTCGGCGTCGAGGTGCTGATCGTGCTCAAGGACATCTGGGGGCTCGACAGCCGCGGGACGCGGTCCGTTGCGCAATGGGCGGCTGGTGCGCTGGTGCGCGCGGCGGTGACGGATTCGATCGACGGTGGAGATGGTGCCAATACGGCGGCAGTGGTGAAATAG
- a CDS encoding Tm-1-like ATP-binding domain-containing protein: MKRIYVVGTADTKGEELAFLADTIAASGAAVSRADVGTRDATISVDITAKEIAGHHPAGTEAVLGGNDRGTAVAAMGVAFARFIQSRSDISAVIGIGGGGGTSIITSGMRALPLGLPKIMVSTLASGDTAPYVDVSDIIMMPSVTDMAGLNRLSRTVLHNAAQAIAGMAARPAPPSDGKPSIGLTMFGVTTPCVTAIAEQLRATYDCMVFHATGTGGRSMEKLADSGLLAGVIDITTTEVCDLLFGGVLPGTEDRFGAIVRTKLPYVGSVGALDMVNFWAPPTIPERYRARLVYEHNPNVTLMRTTVEECRQIGEWIGGRLARCEGPIRFLIPEKGVSALDIEDGAFFDPKADAALFEAIERTIMPNGTRTVTRLPLHINDPRFAKAAVAAFLDIAKK; encoded by the coding sequence ATGAAACGCATCTATGTCGTGGGCACCGCTGATACCAAGGGCGAGGAGCTCGCCTTCCTGGCCGACACGATCGCCGCCAGCGGCGCTGCCGTTTCCCGGGCCGATGTCGGAACGCGCGACGCGACCATATCCGTAGACATCACCGCCAAGGAAATTGCCGGCCATCATCCCGCCGGCACCGAAGCCGTGCTCGGCGGCAATGATCGCGGCACAGCGGTGGCAGCCATGGGCGTCGCCTTCGCTCGCTTCATCCAGTCACGAAGCGACATATCAGCCGTGATCGGTATTGGCGGTGGCGGTGGCACCTCGATCATCACCTCGGGCATGCGCGCGCTGCCGCTCGGCCTGCCCAAGATCATGGTCTCGACGCTCGCCTCCGGCGACACAGCCCCTTACGTCGATGTTTCCGACATCATCATGATGCCCTCGGTGACAGACATGGCCGGGCTGAACCGGCTGTCCCGCACCGTGCTGCACAATGCGGCTCAGGCGATCGCAGGTATGGCGGCCAGGCCAGCGCCTCCGTCCGACGGCAAGCCGTCGATCGGGCTAACCATGTTCGGTGTCACCACGCCCTGCGTGACTGCCATCGCCGAGCAGCTGCGCGCCACTTACGACTGCATGGTCTTCCACGCCACAGGCACCGGCGGCCGCTCGATGGAGAAGCTGGCCGACAGCGGCCTGCTGGCAGGCGTCATCGACATCACCACGACCGAGGTCTGCGACTTGCTGTTCGGCGGCGTATTGCCAGGAACGGAGGACCGCTTCGGCGCCATTGTCCGCACGAAGCTGCCCTATGTCGGCTCGGTCGGCGCGCTCGACATGGTCAATTTCTGGGCGCCGCCGACAATTCCTGAGCGCTATCGCGCGCGGCTGGTCTACGAACACAATCCCAACGTCACGCTGATGCGAACTACCGTCGAGGAATGCCGCCAGATCGGCGAATGGATCGGCGGCCGCTTGGCGCGTTGCGAAGGTCCGATCCGCTTCCTGATTCCGGAAAAAGGCGTCTCGGCGCTCGACATCGAAGACGGCGCCTTCTTCGATCCGAAGGCCGATGCGGCGCTTTTCGAGGCCATCGAGCGCACCATCATGCCGAACGGAACGCGCACGGTGACGCGCCTGCCGCTGCACATCAACGACCCCAGATTCGCCAAAGCCGCGGTCGCGGCTTTTCTCGACATCGCCAAGAAGTGA